From a single Dysidea avara chromosome 14, odDysAvar1.4, whole genome shotgun sequence genomic region:
- the LOC136244452 gene encoding uncharacterized protein, which yields MDAEELLKQVTLTKVEVDGRELGRGAYAKVFTVKYDGHVYAAKEIHSILVEEVGEEQKQAIKKSFLRECYQCSVLEHPNIVQFMGICYLDRNSYLPVIVMELMDQSLTSFLRDKPNVEIKAKHSILLDISHGLAYLHTRDPPIIHRDLSPNNVMLTDKLVAKIGDLGVAKMIQADKNTSRRSTLTTAPGTADFMPPESLIDKPVYDTSLDIFSFGGVTLFVINEEWPTPTAIAEFDPRTRCVRGFTETERRQRHIDMMVGEADELRSLVQRCLDNDPAVRPNINILSESLKHQYYIT from the exons ATGGACGCTGAAGAATTGCTAAAACAGGTGACTCTTACGAAAGTAGAAGTCGATGGCAGAGAACTAGGACGTGGTGCTTACGCGAAGGTTTTTACAGTGAAATATGATGGACATGTTTACGCGGCGAAAGAAATTCACTCAATCCTGGTGGAAGAAGTCGGAGAAGAGCAAAAACAGGCGATAAAGAAAAGTTTTCTACGTGAATGCTATCAATGCAGTGTCCTGGAACACCCAAATATTGTGCAGTTTATGGGAATCTGCTATCTAGACAGGAATTCTTATCTTCCAGTTATCGTTATGGAGTTGATGGATCAAAGTCTGACGTCTTTTCTCAGGGACAAGCCAAATGTTGAGATCAAAGCAAAGCACTCCATTTTGCTTGACATATCACATGGATTGGCTTACTTACACACACGTGATCCTCCAATAATCCACCGCGATCTTTCTCCCAATAATGTGATGTTGACTGACAAACTGGTAGCTAAAATTGGAGACTTGGGTGTGGCTAAAATGATCCAAGCTGACAAGAATACAAGCAGACGTAGCACACTAACAACAGCTCCAGGAACTGCTGACTTTATGCCACCAGAGTCCCTCATTGACAAGCCAGTGTATGATACTTCACTAGATATTTTCTCATTCGGTGGAGTCACACTATTTGTGATCAATGAAGAATGGCCTACTCCAACAGCAATAGCAGAATTTGATCCCAGGACACGTTGTGTGAGAGGATTTACTGAAACTGAACGTCGTCAGCGTCATATAGATATGATGGTTGGGGAAGCTGATGAGTTAAGGTCACTGGTACAAAGGTGTCTGGACAACGATCCAGCAGTACGTCCCAATATAAACATCTTGTCAGAATCATTAAAG CATCaatattatattacataa